Proteins encoded in a region of the Vicia villosa cultivar HV-30 ecotype Madison, WI linkage group LG5, Vvil1.0, whole genome shotgun sequence genome:
- the LOC131608220 gene encoding probable calcium-binding protein CML27 codes for MATNPTVKVDDMDELKRVFTRFDTNGDGKISVTELDSILRSLGSTVPADELQRVMEDLDTDRDGFINLAEFAAFCRSGSADCDASELREAFNLYDKDKNGLISATELCQVLNTLGMKCSVDECHTMIKSVDSDGDGNVNYEEFKKMMSNNRPSGN; via the coding sequence ATGGCAACGAATCCAACCGTCAAAGTTGACGACATGGACGAACTCAAGCGCGTCTTCACCCGCTTCGACACCAACGGCGACGGCAAGATCTCTGTCACCGAGCTAGACAGCATCCTCCGCTCTCTCGGATCCACCGTCCCCGCCGACGAGCTCCAGCGCGTCATGGAGGATCTCGACACCGATCGCGACGGTTTCATCAACCTCGCTGAGTTCGCCGCCTTCTGCCGATCCGGTTCAGCCGACTGCGACGCGTCTGAGCTTCGCGAAGCCTTCAATCTGTACGATAAGGATAAGAACGGACTCATCTCCGCGACGGAACTCTGTCAGGTGTTGAATACTCTTGGAATGAAGTGCTCCGTTGATGAATGTCACACTATGATCAAATCCGTTGATTCTGACGGTGACGGTAACGTTAACTATGAGGAGTTTAAGAAGATGATGAGCAATAACCGTCCTAgtggaaattga
- the LOC131608221 gene encoding ras-related protein RABA6a-like, whose translation MGDPMYDEECDYLFKAVLTGDSGVGKSNLLSRFAKDEFRLDSKPTIGVEFAYRNIRVRDKFIKAQIWDTAGQERFKAITSSYYRGALGALLVYDITRRSSFENARNWLVELREFGGEDMVVILVGNKSDLVGSREVEEKEGKEFAEKEGLCFMETSALKNLNVEQVFLQMITKIFEITSQKSLEAKRNERPLKLLNGREIYLADEVTATKQPPCCS comes from the exons ATGGGTGATCCAATGTATGATGAAGAGTGTGATTATCTGTTCAAAGCGGTACTAACTGGTGATTCTGGAGTTGGAAAATCAAATCTGTTATCAAGATTTGCAAAAGATGAATTCAGGTTGGATTCAAAACCAACTATAGGAGTTGAATTTGCTTACAGAAACATCAGAGTTCGAGATAAATTCATCAAAGCTCAAATATGGGACACTGCAGGCCAAGAAAg GTTTAAAGCTATCACAAGTTCATACTATAGAGGAGCCTTGGGAGCATTGCTAGTGTACGACATAACGAGGCGATCGAGTTTTGAGAATGCGAGAAACTGGTTAGTGGAGCTGAGAGAATTCGGCGGCGAAGACATGGTGGTTATTCTGGTTGGAAACAAGAGTGATCTAGTTGGATCAAGAGAAGTTGAGGAAAAAGAAGGTAAGGAGTTTGCAGAGAAAGAAGGGCTGTGTTTTATGGAGACTTCTGCTTTGAAGAATCTGAATGTGGAGCAAGTGTTCTTGCAAATGATCACAAAGATATTTGAAATCACAAGCCAGAAAAGCTTGGAAGCCAAAAGGAATGAAAGACCACTTAAGCTTTTGAATGGGAGAGAGATTTATTTGGCTGATGAAGTCACTGCAACTAAACAGCCTCCTTGTTGCTCATGA